The genomic DNA CAGCGGGAGCTGGAGGATGCCCGTGCCAATCTGCGCGCGCTTGGTATGCGCTGCCAGCGCCGCGGCAAAGGTGAGGGGCGCGGGCATATAACCGTCCGGCATCTGGTGATGTTCCGGCAGGAGAAACAGCTCAAAGCCGGCCTCCTCGGCCAGGACCGCCTGGGCAAACACCTCGTCGTAGAGCCGGGACAGGTACTCCCCGTGGGGCGGATCCTGGAGGGTGAAAATCAGTCCGAATTTCATGCTCCGCCCTGGGTCTGACACTCAGCCAGATAGCGCTGCAACACGTATAGGCCATCCGGTGTGAACGGCTCGGTCTGGGCCAGGTGCAGAATATCAGGCACGGCCATAAACGCGCCGCTCTCGACTTCTTCTTCCTGCAGGACGATTTCACCATCGTACACGCACGAGAAGACCGCGCCCCACACCCGGTTGTGTGTCTCCTGATGATAAAACCGAAAGAGCGGTGTCCAGGGAACGCCTCGGATGCCCATCTCTTCTTCAACCTCGCGGAGAGCGCCCTGCGCGTATTCTTCGCCCGCCAGCACGACTCCACCCGCGGCCGGGTCGTAATAACCGGGAAAGATATCC from Gemmatimonadota bacterium includes the following:
- the yfcD gene encoding NUDIX hydrolase YfcD yields the protein MGAAEEIVAIVDENNTVVGSAPRKEMRAKALPHRATYVLVFNSRGHLYVQKRTLTKDIFPGYYDPAAGGVVLAGEEYAQGALREVEEEMGIRGVPWTPLFRFYHQETHNRVWGAVFSCVYDGEIVLQEEEVESGAFMAVPDILHLAQTEPFTPDGLYVLQRYLAECQTQGGA